One genomic region from Haloarcula taiwanensis encodes:
- a CDS encoding N-acetylglucosamine-1-phosphate uridyltransferase, which yields MRRIGVVVNPIAGMGGRVGLKGTDGKVAEARRRGAEQRAPDRARIALESLAQVGADVELLTYGDPMGADIARKVGFDPTVVGAPATADETTSEDTRAAVRAFVEADADVILFVGGDGTAVDVAMTLDELGATIPILGVPAGVKVYSSVFGVSPRAAGRIVARFSETERAEVNDIDEDAFRGGEVVTELRAVATVPVADQRQSAKQLGGGSVGSLAESVADAVEPGVTYILGPGSTVGAIKGEIGFDGTTLGVDVWRDGEVLVRDAAESDILDALGDRNIIVVSPIGGQGFVFGRGNQQLSPAVIRQCDLEVVASRRKLDGIGTLRVDTGDSELDEELRGWLRVRVGRHERRLVEVV from the coding sequence ATGCGACGAATCGGTGTCGTGGTCAACCCCATCGCTGGCATGGGCGGCCGCGTCGGCCTCAAGGGCACTGACGGGAAAGTTGCGGAGGCGCGCCGTCGCGGTGCGGAGCAACGCGCACCGGACCGGGCACGGATCGCGCTGGAATCGCTCGCCCAGGTTGGGGCGGATGTGGAACTGCTCACGTACGGTGACCCGATGGGTGCGGATATCGCTCGCAAGGTAGGATTCGACCCGACTGTTGTCGGCGCTCCGGCAACCGCCGACGAGACGACGAGCGAGGACACGCGGGCGGCGGTCCGGGCCTTCGTCGAGGCTGACGCGGACGTGATTCTGTTCGTCGGCGGCGATGGCACGGCCGTGGACGTGGCGATGACCCTCGACGAACTGGGCGCGACGATCCCGATTCTCGGGGTGCCGGCGGGCGTCAAGGTGTACTCCTCCGTGTTCGGCGTGTCGCCGCGGGCGGCCGGCCGCATCGTCGCCCGCTTCTCTGAGACGGAGCGTGCGGAGGTCAACGACATCGACGAGGACGCCTTCAGGGGCGGGGAGGTCGTCACGGAACTGCGGGCGGTCGCCACGGTCCCCGTCGCCGACCAGCGCCAGTCGGCCAAGCAGCTGGGCGGCGGGAGCGTCGGGTCCCTCGCAGAGAGCGTCGCCGACGCCGTCGAACCAGGCGTCACGTACATTCTTGGTCCGGGGAGCACTGTCGGCGCTATCAAAGGTGAAATCGGATTCGACGGGACGACCCTTGGTGTCGATGTGTGGCGCGACGGAGAGGTACTCGTCCGCGACGCTGCCGAATCGGACATTCTCGATGCTCTCGGCGACCGGAATATCATCGTTGTATCGCCCATCGGCGGGCAGGGGTTCGTGTTCGGCCGGGGGAACCAACAGTTGTCGCCGGCGGTCATCAGGCAGTGTGACCTCGAAGTGGTCGCTTCGCGGCGGAAGCTGGACGGCATCGGCACGCTCCGTGTCGACACTGGCGACTCGGAATTAGACGAGGAACTGCGCGGCTGGCTGCGGGTCCGCGTCGGGCGTCACGAGCGGAGACTTGTCGAAGTCGTCTGA
- a CDS encoding competence/damage-inducible protein A, which produces MRVAVVTVGDELLSGETVNTNAAWLGQQLAERGVTVGRTTVVPDEIADIARVVNEYHAEFDAVIVTGGLGPTHDDKTIEAVAAAFGRDVVESEDAIAWLEEHGGYTRDDLTDGTGEVPEGSRVLSNHEGVAPGCVVESCYVLPGVPAEMKRMFEEVADEFTGEQRYVRTVDADEPESALLDRLAEVQEQFPVKVGSYPGDHVTVRFEGTEEKLVEEAAAWFSERVDSPTAE; this is translated from the coding sequence ATGCGCGTCGCGGTAGTCACGGTCGGAGACGAACTGCTCAGTGGCGAGACGGTCAACACGAACGCCGCGTGGCTGGGACAACAGCTCGCGGAGCGGGGCGTCACTGTCGGACGGACGACGGTCGTCCCCGACGAGATCGCGGACATCGCCCGCGTGGTCAACGAGTACCACGCGGAGTTCGATGCCGTCATCGTCACCGGCGGCCTCGGACCGACGCACGACGACAAAACCATCGAGGCCGTCGCCGCGGCGTTCGGCCGGGACGTCGTCGAGAGCGAGGACGCCATCGCGTGGCTGGAGGAACACGGCGGGTATACGCGCGACGACCTGACCGATGGGACCGGCGAGGTGCCGGAGGGGTCCCGTGTCTTGTCCAATCACGAGGGCGTCGCACCCGGCTGTGTCGTCGAGAGCTGTTACGTCTTGCCGGGCGTGCCGGCCGAGATGAAGCGGATGTTCGAGGAGGTCGCCGACGAGTTCACCGGCGAGCAGCGGTACGTGCGCACCGTCGACGCCGATGAGCCCGAGAGCGCGCTGCTCGACCGACTCGCGGAGGTACAGGAGCAGTTCCCGGTCAAGGTCGGTAGCTATCCGGGCGACCACGTGACCGTCCGGTTCGAGGGGACAGAGGAGAAGCTAGTCGAGGAGGCAGCGGCGTGGTTCAGCGAGCGCGTCGACTCACCAACGGCGGAGTGA
- a CDS encoding branched-chain amino acid ABC transporter permease → MGIAEFARDGRVVVGDRPGAAVVAAVSGFLLLDLVAKLAGTTVFFLGTKLLGGSLTVGSLLSMVVDGLLVGLAVGLAGIGLSMTYSILDFANFAHGDTVTVGAFLGWVAAYITAGLGTGAPISELFMLNSGRQLSTVSTFGPVLLGLVIAGVGSIGIVLLIDRLTYRPMRDTDNISLLIASIGVALALRYLIAFVFGTQTSGVASGGLRVTVFSMVSVTDNEITLLVVSVLLMLGVHLLLQRTKLGKAMRAMADNEDLARVTGIPTERVIRLTWILGGGLAGIGGYLLVLESGTIAFNFGWILLLLIFAAVIVGGIGSIYGAMAGGVLIGLVDSLALIWLPSGLTRASAFLVLIVVLLLRPSGIFGGVSTA, encoded by the coding sequence ATGGGAATTGCTGAGTTCGCAAGAGACGGCCGCGTAGTGGTGGGCGATCGGCCGGGCGCAGCAGTGGTAGCCGCTGTAAGTGGCTTCCTCTTGCTGGATTTAGTTGCAAAGCTCGCTGGGACAACCGTGTTCTTCCTCGGAACCAAGTTGCTGGGTGGCTCCCTCACTGTGGGCTCGTTGCTCTCGATGGTGGTGGACGGGCTGCTCGTCGGACTAGCGGTTGGACTCGCCGGAATCGGCCTGTCGATGACATACAGCATCCTCGACTTCGCTAACTTCGCACATGGGGACACGGTGACTGTCGGGGCGTTCCTGGGATGGGTCGCCGCTTATATCACCGCTGGCCTCGGGACCGGAGCCCCGATTTCAGAGCTGTTTATGCTTAACTCGGGACGGCAGTTGAGCACCGTTTCGACGTTCGGTCCGGTGCTTCTGGGTCTCGTCATCGCCGGCGTTGGGTCCATCGGTATCGTGTTACTTATCGACCGCCTCACCTATCGCCCCATGCGCGACACGGACAACATCTCGTTGTTGATTGCGTCAATCGGCGTCGCGCTCGCGCTGCGCTATCTCATCGCGTTCGTCTTCGGCACGCAGACCAGTGGGGTCGCAAGCGGCGGGCTTCGGGTGACCGTTTTCTCGATGGTCTCGGTGACCGACAACGAAATCACTCTGCTGGTAGTGTCGGTCCTGCTGATGCTCGGCGTCCACCTTCTGCTACAGCGGACGAAACTGGGCAAAGCAATGCGGGCGATGGCTGACAACGAGGATCTCGCACGCGTGACCGGGATTCCGACTGAACGCGTGATCCGGCTCACCTGGATTCTCGGTGGCGGCCTGGCGGGCATCGGCGGCTACCTCCTTGTTCTGGAAAGCGGCACCATCGCGTTCAATTTCGGTTGGATACTGCTGTTGCTCATCTTTGCCGCCGTTATCGTCGGCGGTATCGGCTCGATATACGGGGCGATGGCCGGCGGCGTCCTCATCGGGTTGGTTGACAGTCTGGCCCTGATCTGGTTGCCATCTGGGCTGACCCGGGCTTCCGCGTTTCTGGTGCTCATCGTCGTCTTGCTGTTGCGCCCGTCCGGCATCTTCGGGGGGGTGTCGACAGCATGA
- a CDS encoding branched-chain amino acid ABC transporter permease: MSTVDTVRDRLDALPDVGLVLGFIASIWAVMLVLAIAVGGANWTNLAAGFVGSVTVLIGGYAILALALNLQWGYTGLFNIGIAGFMAVGAYTTAVLTAPTDPAAGAVPGFGLPLWFGLIGGMVMAAIVGGLAALPALRLKADYLAIVTVAFSEIIRLIVNWNGLAEVSLFGVPFGTGGATGISFKSANEVASTLINGVGQPLVTAAEGVGVSGPNLANLTYGILLLLVVAASYWVLARITNSPFGRVLKAIREDETVTQSLGKDTRLFKIKTFMIGCALMGLAGVLFRGQAGYVSPQQFRPTITFYVFAALIIGGSGSNTGSIIGAATFSGLLFYLPARLGENVTLGGTRAPGNIIDAVAGLGSLDPLPLLAYTISNVSTLRFVLIGVVLIYIIQNQPEGLLGHRNEPATSVRLDRSQSGSGGEADE, encoded by the coding sequence ATGAGTACTGTTGATACTGTTCGAGACCGTCTGGACGCACTCCCAGACGTAGGGCTAGTTCTCGGCTTCATCGCCAGTATCTGGGCCGTCATGCTCGTGCTGGCAATCGCTGTCGGCGGTGCGAACTGGACGAACCTCGCCGCCGGCTTCGTCGGCAGCGTGACCGTTCTTATCGGTGGCTATGCCATCCTCGCGCTGGCGCTGAATCTCCAGTGGGGATACACCGGCCTGTTCAATATCGGCATCGCGGGGTTCATGGCCGTCGGCGCGTACACGACGGCGGTGCTCACCGCGCCAACTGACCCGGCTGCCGGGGCGGTCCCGGGCTTCGGCCTCCCGCTGTGGTTCGGCCTCATCGGCGGCATGGTGATGGCCGCTATCGTCGGCGGCCTCGCAGCGCTACCGGCGCTTCGACTGAAAGCAGACTACCTCGCCATCGTGACGGTTGCGTTCTCCGAGATCATCCGGCTTATCGTCAACTGGAACGGCCTCGCCGAGGTCTCGCTGTTCGGGGTGCCGTTCGGAACCGGCGGCGCGACTGGTATCTCGTTCAAGTCCGCGAACGAGGTGGCGTCGACGCTTATCAACGGCGTCGGGCAGCCACTCGTTACCGCTGCGGAGGGTGTCGGCGTCTCCGGGCCGAACCTGGCGAACCTCACGTACGGAATACTCCTCTTGCTGGTCGTGGCCGCGAGCTACTGGGTGCTCGCTCGAATCACCAATTCGCCGTTCGGCCGCGTGCTGAAAGCGATCCGCGAGGACGAGACCGTGACCCAGTCACTGGGCAAGGACACCCGGCTGTTCAAAATCAAGACGTTCATGATCGGCTGTGCGCTGATGGGGCTGGCCGGCGTCCTGTTCCGCGGACAGGCGGGCTACGTCAGCCCGCAGCAGTTCAGACCGACGATTACGTTCTACGTGTTCGCGGCGCTCATCATCGGCGGCTCCGGATCCAACACCGGGAGTATCATCGGCGCAGCGACGTTCTCCGGGCTGCTGTTCTACCTGCCCGCCCGACTGGGCGAGAACGTCACTCTTGGCGGCACTCGCGCACCCGGCAACATCATCGACGCAGTCGCCGGGCTCGGGTCGCTGGATCCACTTCCTCTCCTCGCATACACCATTAGCAACGTCAGTACGCTCCGGTTCGTTCTCATCGGCGTCGTGCTGATATACATCATTCAGAACCAGCCAGAGGGGCTGCTTGGCCACCGGAACGAACCCGCAACGAGCGTGCGCCTCGATAGATCGCAGTCAGGGTCAGGAGGTGAGGCAGATGAGTGA
- a CDS encoding ABC transporter ATP-binding protein has translation MSEPDAAPRQETAVTSDAIESPLLEVDGLRKEFGGVVAVDGATFSVAEGSLTGLIGPNGAGKSTTFNCITGIHEPTGGRVTFDGQNITGLAPYTLANRGLVRTFQIARELSDMTVIENVMLAPGGQVGESVIRSVTPGLRGDVIADETAVRDRAWETLEFFEIDHLAHENAGNLSGGQRKLLEMARVLMTDPEMILLDEPLAGVNPTLEEKLLERIHELRREQGLTFLLVEHDMDVIMNNCEHIIVMHQGSVLAEGDAETIKSDERVLEAYLGGDV, from the coding sequence ATGAGTGAACCTGATGCTGCACCGCGACAGGAGACCGCCGTCACGAGCGACGCGATCGAGTCGCCACTGCTGGAAGTCGACGGCCTCCGCAAGGAGTTCGGTGGCGTCGTCGCGGTCGACGGGGCGACGTTCTCCGTCGCAGAGGGGTCGCTCACTGGCCTCATCGGGCCGAACGGGGCCGGCAAGTCGACGACGTTCAACTGCATCACGGGCATCCACGAGCCGACTGGCGGTCGGGTTACCTTTGACGGCCAGAATATCACCGGGCTCGCGCCGTACACGCTCGCAAACCGCGGGCTAGTCCGGACGTTCCAGATCGCCCGCGAACTGTCCGACATGACCGTCATAGAGAACGTAATGCTCGCGCCGGGCGGGCAGGTCGGTGAATCGGTCATCCGGTCGGTGACGCCGGGGCTTCGCGGCGACGTGATCGCGGACGAGACCGCCGTTCGCGACCGCGCGTGGGAGACGCTGGAGTTCTTCGAGATCGATCACCTCGCACACGAGAACGCCGGCAATCTGTCGGGCGGCCAGCGAAAGCTGCTTGAGATGGCGCGGGTCCTGATGACCGACCCCGAGATGATCCTGCTGGACGAACCACTCGCCGGCGTCAATCCGACGCTCGAAGAGAAGTTGCTGGAGCGGATCCACGAACTCCGCCGAGAGCAGGGCCTGACCTTCCTGCTGGTCGAACACGACATGGATGTCATTATGAACAACTGCGAACACATCATCGTCATGCACCAGGGGAGCGTCCTCGCCGAAGGGGACGCCGAGACCATCAAGTCGGACGAGCGGGTACTCGAGGCGTATCTGGGAGGTGACGTATGA
- a CDS encoding ABC transporter ATP-binding protein → MSQRATESETVTLPNPAERLLAIRDLDAGYGDLQVLSDVHMDVADGEYVVIVGPNGAGKSTVMKSVFGLTTYMGGDVIFDGTDISQRNPDEIIYEGISYVPQTGNVFGSLSVRENLEMGAYILDEVPENRIEDVYERFPILRERSDQSAGTLSGGQQQMLAMGRALMLDPDLLLLDEPSAGLAPDLVDDMFDRIDRINDDGTAILMVEQNAKEALRRCDRGYVLVQGQNRYEDDGTVLLNDEQVRQDFLGG, encoded by the coding sequence ATGAGCCAGCGTGCAACGGAGTCCGAGACTGTCACGCTCCCTAACCCAGCCGAGCGACTTCTCGCCATCCGGGACCTCGATGCGGGCTACGGCGACCTGCAGGTCCTGAGTGACGTCCACATGGACGTTGCGGACGGCGAGTACGTCGTCATCGTCGGCCCGAACGGAGCCGGCAAGTCGACAGTGATGAAGTCCGTCTTCGGCCTGACGACGTACATGGGCGGGGATGTCATCTTCGACGGGACCGATATCAGTCAGCGAAATCCCGACGAAATCATTTACGAGGGAATCAGCTACGTGCCCCAGACCGGCAACGTGTTCGGCTCGCTGAGCGTCCGCGAGAACCTCGAGATGGGCGCGTACATCCTCGACGAGGTCCCGGAGAACCGCATCGAGGACGTGTATGAGCGGTTCCCGATTCTCCGGGAGCGGTCCGACCAGTCGGCCGGGACGCTGTCGGGCGGCCAACAGCAGATGCTCGCCATGGGCCGGGCGCTGATGCTCGACCCCGACCTGCTGTTGCTCGACGAGCCGTCCGCCGGGCTCGCTCCCGACCTCGTTGACGATATGTTCGACCGCATCGACCGCATCAATGACGACGGCACGGCTATTCTGATGGTCGAGCAAAACGCAAAAGAGGCACTTCGGCGGTGTGATCGGGGTTACGTGCTCGTACAGGGGCAGAACCGCTACGAGGACGACGGAACGGTTCTCCTCAACGACGAGCAGGTTCGACAGGACTTCCTTGGCGGATAA
- a CDS encoding branched-chain amino acid ABC transporter substrate-binding protein, with amino-acid sequence MSRDTNRRAFLKRTGAISTVGLLGGLAGCSTEQTGGDGGDGGDGGDGGMTGTGTESGGDSGPESPDVLMVVGYPQSGVQLFKDFYADYGDDAADILVTDGLQDGELPSNVGNDMSNARGTAPSAAGPGVDTFTDLFTSEFDYDEAGVFTSQAYDATAVQILANVLAGENDGQAVRNHMRVVANPGGDTYGPSELPAAVEAAAAGENIQYEGASSAVNFDENGDMASAQYQVFGFQDGGGIESLSTVDFNAGDDIPQPEPNGSGSDSGRTIRFGVLMPETGDLGPLGRPIRDGAILPALQLEGEVDFEFDYQVGDTQTQAQAGIDAANSLVSAGYPSITGAASSETSIQVARNVLIDSGVVGCSPASTSPTITDLEDNDYMFRTPPSDALQGQVLAQVGVDELGAETASTLYVNNSYGQALQEAFAGAFEAEGGTIVNQVGFEQQQSSYTSEINSAMNQ; translated from the coding sequence ATGTCTCGCGATACCAATCGGCGAGCGTTCCTGAAGCGAACCGGGGCGATAAGCACTGTCGGTCTGCTCGGCGGATTAGCAGGCTGCTCGACCGAACAGACCGGCGGAGATGGCGGAGACGGCGGGGACGGGGGTGATGGCGGAATGACCGGAACCGGGACCGAGTCCGGTGGCGACAGCGGTCCGGAGTCTCCGGACGTGCTGATGGTCGTCGGCTACCCCCAGAGTGGTGTCCAACTGTTCAAGGACTTCTATGCCGACTATGGCGACGACGCCGCCGATATCCTCGTCACCGACGGACTGCAGGACGGGGAGCTGCCGAGCAACGTCGGCAACGATATGTCGAACGCCCGTGGCACGGCCCCGTCGGCGGCCGGTCCCGGCGTCGATACGTTCACCGACCTGTTCACCTCCGAATTCGATTACGACGAGGCCGGCGTGTTCACCTCACAGGCCTACGACGCGACGGCAGTTCAGATTCTCGCGAACGTGTTGGCCGGCGAAAACGACGGACAAGCCGTCCGGAATCACATGCGCGTCGTCGCCAACCCCGGGGGTGACACGTACGGTCCCTCCGAACTGCCAGCGGCCGTCGAAGCGGCCGCCGCGGGCGAGAACATCCAGTACGAGGGGGCGTCGAGTGCAGTCAACTTCGACGAAAACGGGGACATGGCCTCCGCGCAGTATCAGGTCTTTGGCTTCCAGGACGGCGGTGGCATCGAATCGCTCAGCACCGTCGACTTCAACGCTGGCGACGACATCCCGCAGCCGGAACCAAACGGCTCCGGGAGCGACTCCGGACGGACGATCCGGTTCGGTGTGCTGATGCCCGAGACCGGCGATCTCGGGCCGCTCGGAAGGCCAATCCGCGACGGCGCGATACTTCCGGCCCTGCAACTCGAAGGCGAGGTCGACTTCGAGTTCGACTATCAGGTCGGTGACACCCAGACGCAGGCGCAGGCGGGCATCGACGCGGCCAACTCACTGGTCAGTGCGGGCTATCCGTCTATCACCGGTGCGGCCAGCTCCGAAACGTCGATACAGGTCGCCAGGAACGTGCTCATCGACAGCGGCGTCGTCGGCTGTTCGCCGGCGTCCACGTCGCCGACGATTACCGACCTCGAAGACAACGACTACATGTTCCGTACCCCACCCAGCGACGCCCTGCAGGGGCAGGTCCTGGCGCAAGTCGGCGTGGACGAACTCGGTGCCGAGACTGCATCGACGCTGTACGTGAACAACAGCTACGGGCAGGCGTTGCAGGAGGCGTTTGCCGGCGCGTTCGAAGCGGAGGGCGGAACCATCGTCAATCAGGTCGGCTTCGAGCAACAACAGTCGTCCTACACGTCTGAGATCAACAGTGCGATGAACCAGTAA
- a CDS encoding superoxide dismutase, translated as MSEHSNPELPPLPYDYDALEPHISEQVLTWHHDTHHQGYVNGLESAEETLAENRESGDFGSSAAAMGNVTHNGCGHYLHTLFWENMDPNGGGEPEGALRDRIEEDFGSYEGWKGEFEAAASAAGGWALLVYDPVAKQLRNVPVDKHDQGALWGSHPILALDVWEHSYYYDYGPARGDFIDAFFEVVDWDKAAEEYEKSVSHFE; from the coding sequence ATGTCCGAACACTCAAATCCCGAACTGCCACCGCTCCCGTACGACTACGACGCACTGGAGCCACACATCTCCGAGCAGGTGCTCACCTGGCACCACGACACCCACCACCAGGGGTACGTAAACGGCCTCGAATCGGCCGAGGAGACGCTCGCCGAGAACCGCGAGTCCGGTGACTTCGGCTCGAGCGCTGCTGCGATGGGCAACGTCACCCACAACGGCTGTGGGCACTATCTCCACACGCTGTTCTGGGAGAACATGGACCCCAACGGCGGCGGTGAGCCGGAGGGTGCCCTCCGTGACCGCATCGAGGAGGACTTCGGCTCTTACGAAGGCTGGAAAGGCGAGTTCGAAGCCGCCGCATCTGCCGCCGGCGGCTGGGCGCTGCTCGTGTACGACCCCGTTGCCAAGCAACTGCGCAACGTGCCGGTCGACAAGCACGACCAGGGCGCACTCTGGGGCTCCCATCCCATCCTCGCGCTCGACGTCTGGGAGCACTCCTATTACTACGACTACGGTCCCGCCCGCGGTGACTTCATCGACGCCTTCTTCGAGGTCGTCGACTGGGACAAGGCTGCTGAAGAGTACGAGAAGTCGGTCAGTCACTTCGAGTAA
- a CDS encoding deoxyribodipyrimidine photolyase, with the protein MRLHWHRRDLRPTDNAGLAAATPSDRVVPVFVFDRAVLDHAGPPRVVFMLDALDSLREWYRDRGSDLIVAEGDPTSVLPELAAEYGAEKVTWGKDYSGLARERDAAVRQALDDADVAREAVQNAVLHEPGEITTNDGDPYSVFTYFGRKWHDREKAAPYEPPSADELADVDGDTLPTLADLGFEEPEADVPAAGTDEARALLNDFLDENVYEYEERRDFPADECTSRLSAHLKFGTIGIREVYDRTQDAKEGTGGDRRESVREFQSQLAWREFYTQVLFAHPHVVSSNYKSYENPIEWENDEELLQAWKDGETGYPIVDAGMRQLREEAYMHNRVRMIVASFLTKDLLIDWRHGYEWFREKLVDHDTANDNGGWQWAASTGTDAQPYFRIFNPMTQGEDYDPSAEYIKEYVPELRDAAPEVIHDWNECSLTQRRNAAPEYPDPVVDHSERREQALAMFEQARGDD; encoded by the coding sequence ATGCGTCTCCACTGGCATCGCCGTGACCTCCGGCCGACGGACAATGCTGGCCTCGCCGCGGCGACACCGTCCGACCGGGTTGTCCCGGTGTTCGTCTTCGACAGGGCCGTGCTCGACCACGCTGGCCCACCACGGGTCGTGTTCATGCTGGACGCGCTCGACAGTTTGCGCGAGTGGTACCGCGACCGCGGCAGTGACCTGATTGTAGCTGAGGGCGACCCCACCTCCGTTTTGCCAGAGCTGGCAGCCGAGTACGGCGCCGAAAAAGTCACCTGGGGCAAGGATTACTCCGGGCTCGCACGGGAACGTGACGCGGCCGTCCGGCAAGCCCTCGACGATGCGGACGTGGCCCGCGAGGCCGTCCAGAACGCCGTGTTGCACGAACCCGGTGAGATTACGACGAACGACGGCGACCCCTACAGCGTCTTCACCTACTTTGGCCGGAAATGGCACGACCGCGAGAAGGCGGCTCCCTATGAGCCGCCGTCAGCCGACGAACTGGCCGACGTCGACGGCGATACGCTCCCGACACTGGCCGACCTCGGCTTCGAGGAACCGGAAGCGGACGTGCCAGCGGCGGGAACCGATGAAGCGCGCGCCCTGCTCAATGACTTCCTCGACGAGAACGTCTACGAGTACGAGGAGCGCCGGGACTTCCCGGCTGACGAGTGCACGTCCCGGCTCTCGGCTCATCTGAAGTTCGGTACCATCGGTATTCGCGAGGTGTACGACCGCACGCAGGACGCCAAGGAGGGGACCGGCGGCGACCGTCGCGAGTCCGTCCGTGAGTTCCAGTCCCAGCTGGCCTGGCGAGAGTTTTACACGCAAGTACTGTTTGCCCATCCCCACGTCGTCAGTTCGAACTACAAGTCCTACGAGAATCCAATAGAGTGGGAAAACGACGAAGAGCTGTTGCAGGCCTGGAAAGACGGCGAGACGGGCTATCCCATCGTCGACGCCGGAATGCGACAGCTCCGGGAGGAAGCCTACATGCACAACCGCGTCCGGATGATCGTCGCCTCCTTCCTCACCAAGGACCTACTCATCGACTGGCGGCACGGCTACGAGTGGTTCCGGGAGAAACTGGTCGACCACGACACGGCCAACGACAACGGCGGCTGGCAGTGGGCAGCCTCAACGGGGACCGACGCACAGCCCTACTTCCGCATCTTCAATCCGATGACACAGGGTGAAGACTACGACCCGAGCGCCGAGTACATCAAGGAGTACGTCCCGGAGTTACGGGACGCTGCGCCAGAAGTTATCCACGACTGGAACGAGTGCTCGCTCACACAACGGCGCAACGCTGCGCCGGAGTACCCGGACCCAGTTGTCGACCACAGTGAGCGACGCGAGCAAGCCCTCGCGATGTTCGAGCAGGCCAGAGGAGACGACTAG
- a CDS encoding enoyl-CoA hydratase: protein MEDATVTLSVDDGIATVTLNQPESRNALSAELADALTAQFEAVMDSDARCVVLEGAGPAFCAGGDINAMLQGVKHDRPPATQVELVVSSLHEAIRTVHSCPLPVVAKIDGPAFGAGAGLALACDIQIASTAGQIGFGFRQVGLACDSGVSYFLPRIVGPNKAKDLLFTGELLDAAAAEELGLFTRVFDAETFESEFSALVADIAAGPTVALGHAKRLVNRSLDSSLEQALENEATAQGVAFTTADHEEGTTAFVEKRDPEFEGQ, encoded by the coding sequence ATGGAAGACGCGACCGTGACGCTGTCTGTTGACGACGGAATCGCCACAGTAACGCTGAACCAGCCGGAGTCGCGGAACGCCCTGTCGGCAGAGTTGGCCGACGCACTCACCGCGCAGTTCGAAGCAGTGATGGACAGCGACGCCCGGTGTGTCGTACTGGAGGGTGCGGGACCGGCGTTTTGCGCTGGCGGAGATATCAATGCGATGTTACAGGGCGTGAAACACGACCGACCGCCGGCCACGCAGGTCGAACTGGTGGTTTCGTCGCTCCACGAAGCGATTCGGACCGTCCATAGCTGTCCGCTCCCGGTCGTCGCAAAAATCGACGGCCCCGCCTTCGGTGCCGGCGCAGGACTCGCGCTGGCCTGTGATATACAGATCGCAAGCACTGCCGGCCAGATCGGCTTTGGCTTCCGGCAGGTCGGACTGGCGTGTGACTCCGGCGTCTCCTATTTCCTTCCACGTATCGTCGGCCCGAACAAGGCCAAAGACCTCCTGTTTACCGGCGAACTACTGGATGCTGCGGCGGCCGAGGAACTCGGGCTGTTTACCCGGGTGTTCGACGCAGAGACGTTCGAGTCGGAGTTTTCGGCGCTTGTCGCGGATATCGCCGCTGGACCGACGGTCGCACTCGGGCACGCCAAGCGGCTGGTCAACCGAAGCCTGGACAGTTCGCTGGAACAGGCACTCGAAAACGAAGCCACCGCGCAGGGTGTCGCGTTCACGACTGCCGATCACGAGGAAGGGACGACCGCGTTCGTCGAGAAACGCGACCCGGAGTTCGAGGGCCAGTAA
- a CDS encoding winged helix-turn-helix domain-containing protein: MTDNPPDWEFSERDMYILRELSADPQRSSRELADLLESEYDIDVSHVTVSESIREMRDADVFRETIVPNEELFNFALFEFKFNPEHFADSWHDAMVSIRDDRHTLFYFLSDGEYQWKSVMMFPSRTAESRWIHDFYKEHGDVIQNVRNSVVHNVLKFKTDPEVFTELNGERS; this comes from the coding sequence ATGACCGACAACCCCCCGGACTGGGAGTTCAGCGAGCGGGATATGTACATTCTGCGAGAGCTCTCGGCGGACCCCCAGCGGTCGTCCCGCGAGCTTGCGGACCTGCTGGAGTCCGAGTACGACATCGACGTGTCTCACGTAACGGTCAGCGAATCGATCCGAGAGATGCGTGACGCGGACGTTTTCCGGGAGACCATCGTCCCGAACGAGGAACTGTTCAATTTCGCACTGTTCGAGTTCAAGTTCAATCCCGAGCATTTCGCCGACTCCTGGCACGACGCGATGGTGTCCATCCGGGACGACCGGCACACGCTCTTTTACTTCCTCTCCGACGGTGAATATCAGTGGAAGTCAGTGATGATGTTCCCGAGCCGAACGGCCGAATCCCGCTGGATACACGACTTCTATAAGGAACACGGCGACGTGATCCAGAACGTCCGGAACTCGGTCGTTCACAATGTCCTGAAGTTCAAGACAGACCCGGAGGTGTTCACAGAACTCAACGGTGAACGGTCGTAG